CGCGGTGAGCGAGGTGATCGGCTCCACCCCGCCGATCGCCAGCGGCCGCCTCGCCCAGCTGCTGCCCGGACCGCTGGCCGAGCTGGGCAGCGCCGACCCGGAGTTCGACGCCTCGCTCGTCGCCTACGCGACCTTCGGCAAGCTGGGCGACTACGTGTGGGGCGGCGGCGAACCCACCGACCACGACGTCCGGCGCATCACGGCGTTCTGCCTGCGCACCGTCACCCCGGCGGACGCGGCCGCACGGGCGTCCGGCACCGGCGTTCAGGAAACGCGATCGCGGACGGGCGGCGCCGGCGGCACGCCGTAGACCGTCAGCCAGATCGTCCGGGCGAGCGTGCGCGCCGTCCGTTCGTCGCCCCCGCCCTCGTCGTGGTGGCAGTGCGCCGAGATCGTCCGCTCGACCGTCCAGATCAGCACCCGGGCGGTCGTCGCGGCGTCCATCTCCGGGTCGACGGTGCCCGCCCGCAGCTCGGCGTCGAGCCGTTCCTGCACGACCTCGGTGAAGCCCCGCATCCGCCGCCGCCAGAAGTCGGCGACGTCCGGGTCGTAACCGGCGACCTCGCCCAGGGCCCGCAGCACCCGGCGATGCTCGCGATACGCCGCGATCATCTGCCGCATGGCGTGGGCGACGCCGTCCATCCCGTCGGCGTGGTCCGCCCGCCACCAGATGACGGCCTCGCCGAACAGCGCCTCGACCGCCTCCTCGGCGAGCGCGATCAGCAGCCGGCTCTTGTCCGGGAAGTGCAGGTAGAACGTCGACCGCGCCACCTGCGCGCGCTCGGCGATGCGCTGTACCGGAAGCTCGGTGTACGGCGTGCCGTCCGCCATCATCTCCGCGGCCGTCCGGAGCACCCGGCGCCGGACGTCCTCGCGCCGCTCCCGGACTTTCCTGCGCGGCTGCGTGGTGGAGGCCATGGGCGCCAGGGTACCGCCGCCGTCCGTTGTCGGACAGTGTGTCGACACACTGCTTGACAGCGTCCGGAGACCGAATCACACTCGGTCCACGGTTCGCCAGTGAGGAGCCGGACGTCACGGGGGCTCAGCCGAGGAGGCTCAACGTGGTACGTCGCTTCACCGTCCGCCGCGCCGCCGCAGCAGTGGTGCTCGCGGCCGCCGCACTCGTCCCCGTCAACGCCCTTCCGGCCGCCGGAGCCCAGGCCGCGCCGGCCGCGGAAGGCCCCGATTCCTGGATCCCGCGCACCGACATCGAGCGCTCCGACCTCACGCAGGTGCCCGGCAAGCTCGCCGAACCGTCCGACGACGGACCGCACCCCGGGTCCACCACGGAGTGGTGGTACTCGCACGTGATGGACCCCGAGACCCGCCGCACCTTCATCGCGATGCTGTTCACCGAGCCGATCCCCACCGGGCTGATCTTCTGGTACCCGGAGGACGGGCCGAAGACGGTCCTGCCGGAGCCGGTCGCGAAGGTGACCGCCACCGAGGGGCCCGTCGTGAAGAGCAGCGCGGGCAGCCTGGAATGGGACCCCGGACGCCGCGCCTACCACCTGCGCTGGCACGGCCTGTTCGCCAAGGCCGACATCTGGTTCGACAACGCCCTGCCGGGGGTGACGGGAGGGCCGATCCGCTACGACGGCCAGACCATGTACTGGACCGCGCCCGTCGCCACGAGCCGGGTGAACGGCTGGCTCCAGCCGCCCGGCGCGTCCTCGCCCATCAGCGTGAACGGATGGCGCGGCTACCACGACCACAACTGGGGCTCCTTCAACGTCGTCGACCAGCGGTACTCCGGGTGGGAATGGGGCGTCTCCCACGAACCGGACGGCTCGGCGACGCTGCTCGGCGGCGTCGTGAAGGGCGACGGCACCTGGCAGGGCGTGGTCGGCCGCGTGACCGCCGACGAGACCTACGGGTGCATGACGTCGATCGAGCTGTCGAACTGGCGGACGTCCGGCCTGTTCTCCTATCCGGAGACGACCACGCTGACCTGCCCGTCCTCGCTGCTCGCGACGCCCGAGGGGCTGCGGGGCGCCCGGCCCGGCATCCGCACGAGCTTCCACGTGGTGGACCCGTTCATCCTCGACTTCGGGCTGCTCGCCCTGCCCGAGTCGCTCGGCCGCACCGTTCCCGGCTCGCTCGGC
The nucleotide sequence above comes from Actinomadura algeriensis. Encoded proteins:
- a CDS encoding TetR/AcrR family transcriptional regulator, giving the protein MASTTQPRRKVRERREDVRRRVLRTAAEMMADGTPYTELPVQRIAERAQVARSTFYLHFPDKSRLLIALAEEAVEALFGEAVIWWRADHADGMDGVAHAMRQMIAAYREHRRVLRALGEVAGYDPDVADFWRRRMRGFTEVVQERLDAELRAGTVDPEMDAATTARVLIWTVERTISAHCHHDEGGGDERTARTLARTIWLTVYGVPPAPPVRDRVS